One genomic region from Evansella sp. LMS18 encodes:
- a CDS encoding ATP-binding protein — MAVLAFIRTFNKETQIFVLMLMLVPLAGQLYFHPFNDSFRVSFGTPTFFFSLLLLRRIHPVISGLSAGTMVVLFRILLDVSFYSYGFTEAFETRYPTFFYYITFACLFGLFRINRLHHRPLLIGFLGIVTEVFSSIAEISFQYISFGAAFTLADLHKISVIAIFRSYFTVGFFNLMKLYTAKIKVQQTRAQNAHLLIVISNLYEETIHLDKTLKNSEKITRDAYLLYESLKKLENQGQPVPGYLPAKTLKIVGEIHDIKKDNQRIFSGLSKLISDENLSEYMEIKSLLNLVAKANQKYAASLKKEILIAFEAEGTQPEYHVYSMLSIINNLVANAIEAIENKGRVKLVAEKKGDWVHLHISDDGPGIPEKRRKIIFQPGFTSKYDNSGAPSTGIGLSYVTRVVEELHGKISLKSTPEVIGTVFTIQLPVQNLVKKG, encoded by the coding sequence ATGGCGGTGTTGGCATTCATTCGTACATTCAACAAGGAGACTCAAATCTTTGTTTTAATGCTCATGCTTGTTCCTTTGGCCGGCCAGCTGTATTTTCATCCTTTTAATGATTCGTTCCGTGTAAGCTTCGGGACCCCGACATTTTTCTTTTCCTTATTGCTTCTTAGAAGAATCCATCCCGTAATTTCAGGTTTATCAGCAGGAACTATGGTCGTGCTGTTCAGAATTTTATTAGACGTCTCTTTTTATTCCTATGGTTTTACAGAAGCTTTTGAAACCCGTTACCCTACCTTTTTTTATTATATTACTTTCGCTTGTCTTTTCGGTTTATTCCGTATAAATCGACTCCACCACCGCCCTTTGCTGATTGGCTTTTTAGGGATTGTTACCGAGGTTTTCTCCAGTATTGCCGAAATCTCTTTTCAGTACATATCATTTGGTGCTGCTTTTACTCTGGCAGATCTGCATAAAATAAGTGTTATAGCTATTTTCCGAAGCTATTTTACGGTAGGATTCTTTAATCTGATGAAGCTTTACACCGCCAAAATAAAAGTACAGCAGACACGGGCACAAAATGCACATCTGCTTATAGTTATTTCCAATCTGTATGAAGAAACAATTCACTTAGATAAAACATTGAAGAACAGTGAAAAAATTACGAGAGATGCTTACCTCCTGTACGAGTCACTGAAAAAACTGGAAAATCAGGGACAGCCTGTACCTGGTTATCTGCCTGCAAAAACACTGAAAATTGTAGGGGAAATACACGACATAAAAAAGGATAATCAAAGAATTTTTTCCGGACTATCCAAACTTATATCCGATGAGAATTTATCGGAATATATGGAAATTAAATCCTTGCTTAATCTGGTGGCGAAAGCAAATCAAAAATATGCTGCTTCATTGAAAAAAGAGATTTTAATCGCATTCGAGGCGGAAGGAACTCAGCCAGAATATCATGTGTACAGTATGCTCTCGATTATAAATAACCTTGTGGCAAACGCCATTGAAGCAATAGAAAATAAAGGCCGCGTAAAGCTCGTTGCCGAGAAAAAAGGAGACTGGGTTCATTTACACATCAGCGATGACGGCCCGGGTATCCCTGAAAAACGCCGGAAAATCATCTTTCAACCTGGATTTACATCTAAATATGATAACAGCGGCGCACCTTCCACCGGCATAGGACTTTCTTATGTAACAAGAGTCGTAGAGGAACTTCATGGAAAAATCAGCCTGAAAAGCACTCCGGAAGTAATAGGTACAGTCTTCACTATTCAGCTGCCAGTTCAAAACCTGGTAAAGAAAGGGTGA